DNA from Streptomyces sp. NBC_01260:
CGTGCCGTCGGTCTGCGCGTCGGCGTCGGTGGCGTCCTTCTCCGGCGCGGCGGCCGGGGGCTGGGACTGCTTGCCGGCGCTGTCCCCTGCCGGAGCGGACGCTGCCGCCTTGCCGTTGTCGTTCGTGCTGCCGTTGTCACCACTGCATGCGGTGAGCGAGAGGGCGGCCAGGAGGGCGGTGGCGGCGAGGGCGGTGGTGCGGATGCGGTTGCTGCGCATGGTGGTACTCCCCGTGAAGTGGTGGTGGTCTGTGCGGTTCAGTGCTGGACGTCCAGCGCTGGATGTTCAGTACTGGCGGATGAGGATCATGACGACCGTGCCGGTCACGATCACTACGCCGACGGCCAGGACATCGATGAGCTCGATGCGGAAGAGGGTTCGCATTGCTCGTCCCCTGTGCTCTCTGCGGTGTGTCCACAGCTTGCGGGGCGGCGGATTCCGGCCGCAACACCTGCCGAGCCATTGGGGATGCTGGAATGCCTGCGCGTACTGTGACCTGGGCAGATTCCACGTCCCTGGAACGGTGTTCCGGGATGAATCAGGAGGGGGAACGCTGCAGTGGCGACGCCGGAGGCCGAAGAGTTCGCGGCCCTGCTCAAGGAACTGAAGGACCGTTCGGGACGCAGTTACGGGGTGCTCGCCGCGAAGCTGCACGTCAGCACGTCGACGCTTCATCGGTACTGCAACGGGGACGCCGTCCCCAACGAGTACGGGTCCGTGGAACGGCTGGCCCGGCTGTGCGGGGCCACGTCCGACGAACTCGTGGAGCTGCACCGGCGGTGGATCGTCGCCGAGGCCGCGCGGCGACGCGGGAAGCCGGAGAACGGGAAGCCGGAGAACGGGGCGGCGGCGAATGCCTCGGCTCCGGTTCAGGTTCCGGCTCCGGCTCCCGAGCCGGCTCCCGAGCCCGAGCGTCGACGCGAGCCGGAAGCAGAGTCCGCGCCCGCGTCCGCACCCGAGTCCGCGCCCGCTTCCGACCTGGAGCGTGAGCACCCGGCCGCGTCCGCCGCCCCGGCCGCCCGCTGGCGACGCGCGTCGGCCCGTACGCGCGTGCTGCTCGCCGCGGCGGCCGTCGTCGCGCTCACCGTGCCCACCGCCGTCGTCGCCAACCAGCTCGCCGGGGCGAGCGAGGACGCCGCCGTGGGTACCCCGCACGCGACGGACCCGGGGGATGACGACAAGAAGGCGGACACCGTGGCCGAGGCCTCGAAGAGCGCCTCCGCGTCACCCAGCCCCTCGCGGAAGCCGAGCGCTTCCGCGGACACCGGGTCCCCCACTCCGTCCGCGGGCACCTCCAAGCCCGCCGCGCACCACACGGAATCCGTGCCGAAGGCTGCCACCGGGCGGCCGCCGACCGTCACCATCAGCTCGTACAACTGGGAAGAGCCCTGCGGGCAGTACTACCTGCTGGACCAGGACGCCGACTTCGTGCCTCCGCCGCCCGTGCCGCAGGACACCCGTGGCTGGGCCCGTGCGCTGGGCGGGGTGGACGGCGGCCAGATGAAGCTCGAACTCACCGTGCAGGGCACCTCGCAGCAGGCGGTCGTCCTGCGAAGGATGAACGTGCGGGTGCTGAACCGCGACGCGCCCCTGAAGCGGTCCGCGTTCTCGATGGGCGAGGGCTGCGGGAGCGGAATCGAGCCCCAGTCCTTCGATATCGGCCTGGACAACAGCCGTCCCGCGCTCACGCCCGTGGCGGGGCAGCAGGGGGACAAGAAGGTCCCGCCGAAGGACTTCCCGTTCAGCGTCTCCTCCAAGGATGTGGAGGTCTTCGACCTCGACGCGCATGTGGAGGGCCACGACGTCAGGTGGTACCTGGAGCTGGAGTGGAGCAGCGGCGGCCAGACGGGCACGATGCGCATCGACGACGGCGGAAAGCCGTTCCGTACGAGCAGCATCGCGGGACGGCCGGAGTACCGCTACAACAGGGACACCTCCAAGTGGGAGGCCCCCTCCCTCTGACGCCCACCCGAATCTCGGGGCTCGGGTCTCGGGTCCCGGGATTCGAGTGGGGCGATTCACTCGTTCGAGCGTATGAGGGGCGGGGCCGGGCCGGGGCTTGAGGCTCGGGATTCGAGACCCGGGACACGAGCTCCGAGATTCGAGCGCCTTCCTTTAACCGGTAGGGAGAGAAGGGTGGTTGGGAAAACCTTCCCGACCTCCCTGACCCGTCACGGCCAGCAAGTATGACTAATGGTGACAGCTTGCGACGGTGCGTGGCGACTGTCTACGGTGCGAGAACGAAGCGACCCCGACGCGGTGTAATCGCACCGGCCGGGGTCTGACCTCAAGATCGCAAGCAAAGGAAACGATCTCGTGGCTCCTCAGAACTTTAGTCCCGCTCTGCCCGCGTCCGCAGTGCCGGCCCCGTGCCCGATGGCCCATCCCGGTTACGGCAAGCGATCCGTCCCGGACGAACTTCCGCCCCTCGCTGATGACTTCGCGTTGCTGCCCCTGCGGGTGCGGTATGTGGCCGCGTTCATCGAGCGGCTGCCCGAGGGCGCCACGATGAGCGTGAAGTGCCTCGCCAAGCAGATCCCGCTGTACGGACAGCAGGCCGTCGGCTCCGCCCTGACCGCGCTGTCGGTGGCCGGGCATCTGCGGCGCGTACGGTGCGCGGTCGGTGGCGGTGACCAGGTGCGGTGGGTGTTCCGGACCTACTGGTCGCGGACCGCCCACGACAGCGAATGGTGGGCGAACCATCTGGCGCCCGAGCCCGCCCCTGCCTCCGTCCCCGAACCCGTACGGAAACCGGCCCCCGCGCCCCGCACCGAGAGCCCCGCCCCCGCCCTCGCCCGCGTACCTCGCGCTGGCCGGGCTCGGGCGCGCCGACGCGCGCCTCGCGCTCTCCGCCGCCGACTGCACGGCCCTGGCACCCCTGGCCGAGCGCTGGCTCGCACGCGGCGTGGGCGCCGACTACCTCACCCGCGCCGTCACCGCCGGACTGCCCGCCCGCGTCGACTCACCCGTCGGCTTCCTCCGCCACCGCCTCAACGACAAGATCCCGCCCGCACTGCCCACCGCCCCCACACCGCCACCCGCCGGGGCCCCCGTCCGGCGCGTGATGATGGAGTGCACCGAATGCGGCACCCCCGGCCGCCCCGAAGCACTCCCCCATGGCCTCTGCCAACCCTGCCACCAGCCCAGGACCGCCACCGACGCCCCGGCCGCCCCGCCCGCCGAACGCGACATCAGCGCCCATGTCGCCGGACTGCGCGGGCTCCTCGCGGGCGGTAGGTGAGTCGGGTGTTCACCTATAGTCCTATTAGATCGTGACATGGGAAGATTCGGCGATCACCGTGCGAACGACGCGGCGGGTGCGGCAATGCCGTTGACAGTGAAGGTGGGGCCGGTGGACACAGCCGAGGCGGAGAAGAAGCAGGTCGGGCGCACATTCACGTGGCCGTGGTTCCTGGTGGCGGTGATCGTCTACCTGGGAATCATCCAGGGAATCGGTCAGCTGACCGGAGTGGACACCTCCTCCTCCGACAGCCAGTTCCCGACCACCGAGTCGCTCGTTCGCAACGCGCTGATCCCGATCGGCGCCTCGATCGTGTTCGTGGCCGCACTGGTGACCTGGCTCGGCTGGTGGGGCGAAGTGCTGCGCTACCGCGCGCCCGTGCGGCGCTGGGTGCGCTGGGTACCGATCTCCATGCTGCTCGCCGCCCTTGTCGGGCTGAACTACGGCCACCTCGGCGACCAGAGCGCCGCTCTGGTCGGCTGCCTGCTGCTGCTCGGACTGTTCGTCGGTGTGGGCGAGGAACTGATGTTCCGCGGCATCGGCGTCCACGTGTTCAAGCGCGCCGGATTCAGCGAGGGCAAGGTCGCCCTCTGGTCATCCGTGATCTTCGGCCTGGCTCACGTCAGCAACGCCATCGGCCAGGGCGCCCAGGCGATCATTCAGGCCCTGGTCGTCTGCACCTCGGGCTACTTCTTCTACCTGTGCCTGCGTGTGGGCGGCGTGATCCTCCTGCCGATGCTCGTCCACGGGCTGTGGGACACCAGTCTGTTCTCCAGCATGGTCGGCACCGAGCCCGTCGCCTACCCCGGCCTCGTCCTCATCATCGTGCTCCAGGTCGCCCTGATCATCGTGCTCGTCAGCCGACGCCGCGGGATCGAGCCGGTCTCGCCCCAGAACACGGCACAGCCGACTCTCCCCACCCCTCAGTCCCCGTAGTAGCGGAAAGCCCCTGGGGCTCAGTCCCACCAGAACGCCCAC
Protein-coding regions in this window:
- a CDS encoding helix-turn-helix domain-containing protein yields the protein MATPEAEEFAALLKELKDRSGRSYGVLAAKLHVSTSTLHRYCNGDAVPNEYGSVERLARLCGATSDELVELHRRWIVAEAARRRGKPENGKPENGAAANASAPVQVPAPAPEPAPEPERRREPEAESAPASAPESAPASDLEREHPAASAAPAARWRRASARTRVLLAAAAVVALTVPTAVVANQLAGASEDAAVGTPHATDPGDDDKKADTVAEASKSASASPSPSRKPSASADTGSPTPSAGTSKPAAHHTESVPKAATGRPPTVTISSYNWEEPCGQYYLLDQDADFVPPPPVPQDTRGWARALGGVDGGQMKLELTVQGTSQQAVVLRRMNVRVLNRDAPLKRSAFSMGEGCGSGIEPQSFDIGLDNSRPALTPVAGQQGDKKVPPKDFPFSVSSKDVEVFDLDAHVEGHDVRWYLELEWSSGGQTGTMRIDDGGKPFRTSSIAGRPEYRYNRDTSKWEAPSL
- a CDS encoding CPBP family intramembrane glutamic endopeptidase, whose amino-acid sequence is MDTAEAEKKQVGRTFTWPWFLVAVIVYLGIIQGIGQLTGVDTSSSDSQFPTTESLVRNALIPIGASIVFVAALVTWLGWWGEVLRYRAPVRRWVRWVPISMLLAALVGLNYGHLGDQSAALVGCLLLLGLFVGVGEELMFRGIGVHVFKRAGFSEGKVALWSSVIFGLAHVSNAIGQGAQAIIQALVVCTSGYFFYLCLRVGGVILLPMLVHGLWDTSLFSSMVGTEPVAYPGLVLIIVLQVALIIVLVSRRRGIEPVSPQNTAQPTLPTPQSP